From Fusobacterium varium, the proteins below share one genomic window:
- the eutP gene encoding EutP/PduV family microcompartment system protein, with protein sequence MKIMLVGRTGAGKTTLTQKINGENVVYQKTQMISYEGNIIDTPGEYIERKFFSRLTVIASDVDIVALVQSAQDEETFFPPNFSTMFNGKSVIGIVTKKDLNFNCIKAEEFLKSAGAEEIYYTGLEDEKEILKLRERIG encoded by the coding sequence ATGAAAATTATGTTAGTTGGTCGAACAGGAGCTGGAAAAACAACATTAACTCAAAAAATCAATGGAGAAAATGTTGTATATCAAAAAACTCAGATGATTTCATATGAAGGAAATATTATTGATACTCCGGGAGAGTATATAGAACGTAAATTTTTTAGTAGATTAACAGTAATAGCTAGTGATGTTGATATAGTAGCATTAGTTCAATCAGCACAAGATGAAGAAACTTTTTTTCCACCTAATTTTTCTACAATGTTTAATGGAAAAAGTGTAATAGGTATAGTAACTAAAAAGGATTTAAACTTTAATTGTATTAAAGCAGAAGAATTTTTAAAATCAGCTGGAGCAGAAGAAATTTATTATACAGGATTAGAAGATGAGAAAGAAATTTTAAAATTGCGAGAAAGGATTGGATAA
- a CDS encoding LysR family transcriptional regulator — MNIQNIEYFIYICENNYNITKASKNLHISQPALSKMLIGLEDSLEAILFVRDKGRLVGLTEAGKIVLESYKEVNLINKQMRKKIKESQKIKLPIVRIGISPYIIDIILGKYLNEIYDNEKYRIEFIEAIGEDLINKFENNIFDILISLNNYNMNKHNYYSERIVADEYIAIVNKDNLLNRKEKLHWSDLKNYTIAIPAKGNQINTQIMRILDKENIPIFNLLSIPSITHLIEIVHEKDIITVLPKIFYEKYKNKEDIKIIHFEKPKFWEVDINILRENRIEDSVIFEILGKIKKLIKKNFSQDLV, encoded by the coding sequence ATGAATATACAAAATATCGAATACTTTATTTATATCTGTGAGAATAATTATAATATAACTAAAGCAAGTAAAAATCTTCACATTTCTCAACCAGCATTGAGCAAAATGTTAATTGGACTGGAAGATAGTTTAGAAGCAATTCTTTTTGTAAGAGATAAAGGGAGACTAGTGGGATTAACAGAGGCAGGAAAGATAGTTTTAGAAAGTTATAAAGAGGTTAATCTAATAAACAAACAGATGAGAAAAAAGATTAAAGAGTCTCAGAAAATAAAATTACCAATAGTCAGAATAGGAATATCCCCATATATTATAGATATTATTTTAGGAAAGTATTTAAATGAAATCTATGATAATGAAAAATATAGAATAGAGTTTATAGAGGCGATTGGAGAGGACTTAATTAATAAATTTGAAAATAATATATTTGATATTTTAATATCATTGAATAACTATAATATGAATAAACATAATTATTATTCTGAAAGAATAGTAGCAGATGAGTATATAGCTATAGTAAATAAAGATAATCTTCTTAATAGAAAAGAGAAACTTCATTGGAGTGATTTAAAAAATTATACTATTGCTATTCCTGCTAAAGGAAATCAAATAAATACTCAAATTATGAGAATATTGGATAAGGAAAATATACCAATTTTCAATTTATTAAGTATTCCATCTATAACTCATTTAATAGAGATTGTTCATGAAAAGGATATTATAACAGTTTTACCAAAAATCTTTTATGAAAAATATAAAAATAAAGAAGATATTAAAATAATACATTTTGAAAAACCTAAGTTTTGGGAGGTTGATATAAATATATTACGCGAAAATAGAATTGAAGATTCTGTTATATTTGAAATTTTAGGAAAAATAAAGAAGTTAATTAAAAAAAATTTTTCTCAAGATTTAGTTTAA
- a CDS encoding anion permease translates to MEKIRQRFYYDKATFLKIFVCFLILGIFWVIPPIEPITKIGMRVIGSFISAVLLLSIVDTVWPVFFTFLTLVMSGVMDLNQILAGSLGNWIFTFVVTSFIMTIALNEVGFTSRLTTYYMSRKFVNNSPWTFTFAFYTIAMLIGMFMDQAAVAAFFIPFTIAILRKLGYDKNDKYSHVLLMGVVFAINIGGAATPISHSLALLGLGIYEQATGQAVNLLTYMIYGIPVAIVLMIIMCLVIRFIIKPDVSKLQNLEIDKILEKTEPMDLKEKVTAIIFFTTVFFWVFPGFLMLFLSKGHPLIQIFSKFPLTFWSLLAVVLLSVIRINNEPIMNLKVTIENKFSWGIIFFISIGVLLGSAVSNPKVGLSEFVILKLKPILDTASPLTVVLLFAFITILLTNFASNVTTITVMTGVAVTVAMANSNLSIEGLVLTTTMCGSLAYVLPSSFATIAMLHSDEYSNSKMVIKYGSLMVLISTVVTTFIGYQIVSLFA, encoded by the coding sequence ATGGAAAAAATTAGGCAAAGATTTTATTACGATAAAGCTACTTTTTTAAAAATTTTCGTATGTTTCTTAATACTAGGAATATTTTGGGTAATTCCACCAATAGAACCTATAACTAAGATTGGAATGAGAGTAATAGGAAGTTTTATTAGTGCAGTTTTATTACTTTCTATTGTTGATACTGTGTGGCCAGTATTTTTTACCTTTTTAACTTTAGTAATGTCTGGAGTAATGGATCTGAATCAGATTTTAGCTGGATCATTAGGAAATTGGATATTTACTTTTGTTGTAACAAGTTTTATTATGACAATAGCTTTAAATGAAGTTGGATTTACATCTCGTTTAACAACTTATTATATGTCTAGAAAATTTGTAAATAATAGTCCTTGGACATTTACATTTGCTTTCTATACAATAGCTATGTTAATAGGAATGTTTATGGATCAAGCAGCAGTTGCAGCATTTTTTATACCTTTTACTATTGCTATATTAAGAAAATTAGGTTATGATAAAAATGATAAATATTCTCATGTATTATTAATGGGAGTTGTGTTTGCAATAAATATTGGAGGAGCAGCAACACCAATTTCTCATTCATTAGCTCTTTTAGGGTTAGGGATATATGAGCAGGCTACAGGACAAGCGGTAAATTTATTAACGTATATGATATATGGTATACCAGTTGCTATAGTTTTGATGATTATAATGTGTTTAGTAATCCGTTTTATAATAAAACCAGATGTTTCAAAATTACAAAACTTAGAGATAGATAAAATTTTAGAAAAAACAGAACCAATGGATTTAAAAGAAAAAGTAACAGCAATTATATTTTTTACAACAGTATTCTTCTGGGTATTTCCTGGATTCTTAATGTTATTCTTAAGTAAAGGACATCCGTTAATTCAAATATTCAGTAAATTTCCACTTACATTCTGGTCTTTACTAGCAGTAGTTTTATTGTCTGTAATTCGTATTAATAATGAGCCTATTATGAATTTAAAAGTTACAATAGAAAATAAATTCTCTTGGGGAATAATATTTTTCATATCTATTGGAGTATTATTAGGAAGTGCAGTTTCTAATCCTAAAGTAGGATTAAGTGAATTTGTAATCTTAAAGTTAAAACCTATTTTAGATACAGCATCTCCTCTAACAGTGGTTTTACTTTTTGCTTTTATAACTATATTATTAACTAACTTTGCATCTAATGTAACTACAATAACAGTAATGACAGGAGTAGCAGTAACAGTTGCAATGGCAAATAGTAATTTAAGTATTGAAGGATTAGTTTTAACTACAACTATGTGTGGATCATTAGCTTATGTGTTACCATCTTCTTTTGCAACAATTGCAATGCTACACTCTGATGAATATTCAAACAGTAAAATGGTTATTAAATATGGAAGTTTAATGGTGCTTATATCAACAGTAGTTACAACTTTTATAGGTTATCAAATAGTTTCGTTATTTGCATAG
- a CDS encoding BMC domain-containing protein, whose product MKERDRIIQEYVPGKQVTLAHLIAHPDKDICKKIGLNTETTQAIGILTITPGEAAIIGADIATKSGNVEIGFLDRFSGTLVISGDVSSVETSLKSVIEFLNSTLKFSTSEITRS is encoded by the coding sequence ATGAAAGAAAGAGATAGAATAATACAGGAATATGTTCCAGGAAAACAGGTAACTTTGGCACATTTAATAGCACATCCAGATAAAGATATTTGTAAAAAAATTGGTTTAAATACTGAAACAACTCAAGCCATTGGAATACTTACAATTACTCCTGGAGAAGCAGCTATAATAGGAGCAGACATAGCTACAAAATCTGGAAATGTAGAAATAGGGTTTTTAGATAGATTTAGTGGGACATTAGTAATAAGTGGAGATGTATCTAGTGTTGAAACATCTTTAAAAAGTGTAATAGAATTTCTAAATTCAACTTTAAAATTTTCAACTTCAGAGATTACAAGGTCGTGA
- a CDS encoding response regulator: MTARIVIAEDETLTRMDMVEMLTENGYEVVGEAGDGLEALRECHEKKPDIVLLDVKMPLMNGLQVAKVLNEEKFSGCIIMLTAYNIKEYIQKATESSVMGYLIKPVDEDIFLSRLKMIYNTHLRMKKFQTEAVEAKLKLEERKKIEKAKGILMKNKKITEEEAYQEIRKISMQKRITMVELSEIIILTGDILL, from the coding sequence ATGACAGCAAGAATTGTAATAGCTGAAGATGAGACATTAACAAGAATGGACATGGTAGAGATGCTTACTGAAAATGGATATGAAGTAGTTGGTGAAGCAGGAGATGGCTTAGAAGCTTTAAGAGAATGTCACGAAAAGAAACCTGATATTGTACTTCTAGATGTAAAAATGCCTTTAATGAATGGCTTACAAGTGGCAAAAGTCCTAAATGAAGAAAAATTTTCAGGCTGTATAATTATGCTGACAGCATATAATATTAAAGAATATATTCAAAAAGCAACAGAAAGTTCAGTGATGGGATATCTTATAAAACCTGTAGATGAGGATATTTTTCTTTCAAGGTTAAAAATGATTTATAATACACATCTTAGAATGAAAAAATTTCAAACTGAAGCAGTAGAAGCAAAATTAAAATTAGAAGAAAGAAAGAAAATAGAGAAAGCAAAAGGAATATTAATGAAAAATAAAAAGATTACAGAAGAGGAAGCATATCAAGAAATTAGAAAAATAAGTATGCAAAAAAGAATAACAATGGTAGAATTGTCTGAGATAATAATATTAACAGGGGATATACTATTATGA